One segment of Candidatus Eremiobacterota bacterium DNA contains the following:
- the ispG gene encoding flavodoxin-dependent (E)-4-hydroxy-3-methylbut-2-enyl-diphosphate synthase, giving the protein MEKRRESRTVYVRGVPIGGGAPVLVQSMTKTPTHEVEATLDQIHSLAAEGCELVRVAVPDMKAARALGEIISRSSIPVVADIHFDWRLALEALERGVHKLRLNPGNFPHKEHLAGIVKRARERGVPIRIGVNEGSLEKALIRKHGGITAEALAESALLEVKRLEALDFTEIVISVKCFDIALLLEVHELLAQRSPYPFHIGVTEAGAAMAGLVRSALGIGSLLMRGIGDTVRVSLTSTPLDEVKVAYEILKALGLRKRGATIVSCPTCGRTQIDIPRLVRDLEERLHAMAPMEVKIAVMGCVVNGPGEARQADIGIAGGKGEGALFRGGKIVRKVKENHLIAALMEELESLQAEKNGP; this is encoded by the coding sequence ATGGAAAAAAGAAGAGAGAGCCGCACGGTCTATGTGAGGGGCGTACCCATCGGCGGGGGGGCGCCGGTGCTTGTCCAGTCAATGACCAAGACTCCCACCCACGAAGTGGAGGCTACTCTGGACCAGATCCACAGTCTTGCCGCAGAAGGCTGTGAGCTGGTAAGGGTGGCAGTGCCGGATATGAAAGCGGCCAGGGCTCTGGGGGAAATCATATCCCGCTCGTCCATCCCTGTGGTGGCCGATATCCATTTTGACTGGCGCCTTGCCCTTGAGGCTCTCGAGCGGGGAGTCCACAAGCTCCGCCTGAACCCCGGCAATTTCCCCCACAAGGAGCATCTGGCCGGGATAGTGAAGCGGGCCCGTGAGCGTGGGGTCCCCATAAGGATAGGCGTCAATGAGGGCTCTCTTGAGAAGGCCCTGATAAGGAAGCATGGGGGAATTACGGCAGAAGCCCTTGCCGAAAGCGCCCTCCTGGAGGTGAAAAGGCTTGAAGCCCTTGACTTCACCGAGATCGTCATCTCGGTGAAGTGTTTTGACATCGCCCTCCTTCTCGAGGTCCATGAACTGCTGGCCCAAAGGTCCCCCTATCCCTTTCATATCGGCGTCACTGAAGCCGGGGCCGCCATGGCGGGGTTGGTGAGATCGGCTCTGGGGATAGGGTCACTTCTTATGAGGGGTATTGGCGACACGGTAAGGGTCTCCCTTACCTCTACCCCCCTCGACGAGGTGAAGGTGGCCTATGAGATCCTGAAAGCGCTGGGGCTCAGGAAGCGGGGGGCCACCATTGTCTCGTGCCCAACCTGCGGCAGGACACAGATAGACATTCCCCGCCTTGTGAGGGATCTTGAAGAGCGCCTTCATGCCATGGCCCCCATGGAGGTAAAGATAGCAGTGATGGGGTGTGTGGTGAACGGACCCGGCGAAGCCCGACAGGCCGATATAGGGATTGCCGGAGGGAAAGGGGAAGGAGCCCTCTTTCGTGGAGG
- a CDS encoding M50 family metallopeptidase: MTIVHWLLANWVGLLVVILSFGFIIFIHELGHFIMAKRVGVKVHEFALGFGPCLFSRKRGETEYALRLFPVGGYVRMEGEDTPCDNPEDTGNFQNKTVWERVKIVASGPLMNYITALFIFLTVGLVYGVGEIYLKPKVGKILEGSPAQKIGLEPGDYIVAINGQKVKDAYEMIDTIHKNPEKEISIEIERGEGPSKMTFTRTVTTILMPGTKEKIGIIGFSPDTKAIDMRFERKPFGTVITDSVDQMARFTVAPFYAFYLIFKGKMKAKEVTEGSAGPVGIGQMFFEMYRKGFSFLLYFLGMINVLIGCFNLIPFPALDGSRVLILIISGIRNKPFNQEKEGYVHLVGFIILIMVVLFFTYNDIIRIIQGVSFFK, from the coding sequence GTGACGATAGTCCACTGGCTTCTTGCAAACTGGGTCGGCCTCCTTGTGGTGATATTGAGCTTCGGCTTTATCATATTCATTCATGAACTGGGTCACTTCATCATGGCGAAAAGGGTGGGAGTGAAGGTCCATGAGTTTGCCCTCGGGTTCGGGCCGTGCCTTTTCTCCAGGAAAAGAGGGGAGACGGAGTATGCCCTCAGGCTTTTCCCCGTGGGAGGCTATGTGAGGATGGAGGGCGAGGATACGCCCTGCGATAACCCGGAAGACACGGGGAACTTCCAGAACAAGACGGTCTGGGAGCGGGTGAAGATCGTGGCTTCAGGCCCCCTCATGAACTATATCACCGCCCTTTTTATTTTCCTGACGGTCGGGCTTGTATACGGCGTGGGAGAGATATACCTGAAACCCAAGGTGGGCAAGATCCTCGAGGGGTCGCCTGCCCAGAAGATCGGTCTCGAGCCTGGCGACTATATCGTAGCCATCAACGGGCAGAAGGTGAAGGATGCCTACGAGATGATTGACACCATCCACAAGAACCCGGAAAAGGAGATAAGCATTGAGATTGAGAGGGGCGAGGGGCCTTCGAAAATGACCTTCACCAGGACCGTCACGACGATCCTTATGCCCGGCACCAAGGAAAAAATCGGCATCATCGGCTTTTCCCCTGATACGAAGGCGATTGACATGCGTTTTGAGAGGAAGCCCTTCGGCACCGTCATCACCGACAGCGTGGACCAGATGGCTCGCTTTACCGTGGCCCCTTTCTATGCCTTCTACCTCATCTTCAAGGGCAAGATGAAGGCCAAGGAAGTGACGGAGGGCTCGGCGGGACCCGTGGGGATAGGGCAGATGTTCTTCGAGATGTACCGCAAGGGGTTCAGCTTCCTCCTCTATTTTCTCGGCATGATAAATGTCCTCATCGGCTGTTTCAACCTCATTCCCTTCCCTGCCCTTGACGGCTCGAGGGTCCTGATCCTCATCATCAGCGGCATCAGGAACAAGCCTTTCAACCAGGAGAAAGAGGGGTACGTTCACCTCGTGGGCTTTATCATTCTCATCATGGTGGTGCTTTTTTTCACCTACAATGACATAATCAGAATTATCCAGGGCGTGAGTTTCTTTAAGTAA
- a CDS encoding phosphatidate cytidylyltransferase, whose product MFLKRIIVGAFLIVGSFLLVMMGTWAMALEVLIIGILGLNEFYNLAYRKGIRPSKITGLLCGIILYFTAFFLNEEKSLVVLTVLIIYTLFIFIFRKESHVSSFLDAGVTLLGYLYIGWLFSFIIHLRGMDEPAMLGPYHIERGALYVVFLVFATSFTDIGSFFVGKFLGRHKLCPSISPGKTIEGAIGGIIIALLFSGTWGFFSGIPLFHCIVLSIVISIFAMLGDLWESTLKRDVSVKDSGDIVAGHGGILDRFDSLFITSPVAYLYFKYFVHFL is encoded by the coding sequence ATGTTTTTAAAGAGGATAATCGTAGGCGCTTTTCTCATAGTGGGCTCTTTTCTGCTGGTGATGATGGGCACCTGGGCAATGGCCCTTGAAGTGCTCATCATCGGGATCCTTGGCCTTAACGAGTTCTATAACCTTGCGTACCGCAAGGGGATAAGGCCATCCAAGATTACGGGCCTTCTCTGCGGGATCATCCTCTATTTCACCGCCTTTTTCCTCAACGAGGAAAAGTCCCTTGTGGTGCTCACTGTGCTGATAATCTATACGCTCTTCATTTTTATCTTCCGCAAGGAATCCCATGTCTCGTCATTTCTCGATGCCGGCGTCACCCTTCTTGGATATCTTTACATCGGGTGGCTTTTCTCTTTCATCATCCACCTGAGGGGAATGGATGAGCCGGCGATGCTGGGGCCATACCACATAGAGCGCGGCGCCCTCTACGTGGTATTCCTTGTCTTTGCCACCTCCTTTACCGATATCGGGAGCTTTTTCGTGGGCAAGTTCCTGGGGCGCCACAAGCTCTGCCCCTCGATAAGCCCCGGCAAGACCATAGAAGGCGCCATAGGAGGCATCATCATTGCCCTTCTTTTCTCGGGCACCTGGGGATTTTTCTCCGGCATACCCCTCTTTCACTGTATCGTGCTGAGCATTGTGATAAGCATCTTTGCCATGCTCGGCGACCTGTGGGAATCGACGCTCAAGAGGGATGTTTCCGTGAAGGATTCGGGCGACATCGTGGCCGGCCACGGGGGGATCCTGGACAGGTTTGACTCCCTTTTCATCACCTCTCCGGTGGCGTACCTCTATTTCAAGTACTTCGTGCATTTCCTCTGA
- the frr gene encoding ribosome recycling factor has translation MDPALLKTMEEKMQKSIEVFKKDLSGIRTGRATPALLDRIQADAYGSPMPLNQLANIAVPDARSMVIQPWDKTLLGAIEKAILKSDIGIHPVNDGNAIRLAIPPLTEERRKDLVKVVKKKSEEGKVSLRNIRREVNDDLKKLEKAGTASEDEARKTTEKVQKITDKYIKDFDEMASHKEREIMEI, from the coding sequence ATAGATCCGGCTCTGTTGAAAACGATGGAAGAAAAAATGCAGAAGTCTATTGAGGTGTTCAAGAAGGACCTTTCAGGCATCAGGACGGGAAGGGCCACGCCGGCGCTCCTTGACAGGATCCAGGCCGATGCCTACGGCTCGCCCATGCCGCTCAACCAGCTTGCAAACATTGCAGTGCCCGATGCAAGGAGCATGGTGATACAGCCATGGGACAAGACTCTCCTTGGTGCCATAGAAAAGGCAATCCTGAAATCCGATATAGGCATTCATCCCGTCAATGACGGCAATGCCATCCGCCTCGCCATCCCTCCCCTCACCGAAGAGAGGAGGAAAGACCTTGTCAAGGTCGTCAAGAAGAAGTCAGAGGAAGGAAAGGTGTCGCTCCGCAATATAAGGCGCGAGGTGAACGACGACCTGAAGAAGCTTGAAAAGGCCGGCACCGCCTCTGAGGACGAGGCAAGGAAGACCACGGAAAAAGTGCAGAAGATCACCGACAAGTACATCAAGGATTTTGATGAGATGGCTTCCCATAAAGAGAGAGAGATAATGGAGATTTGA
- the pyrH gene encoding UMP kinase, translating to MESRFHTILLKLSGEAFCGTKGFGLDKDTIGQIAREVQGVVELGVRIAVVIGGGNFWRGREAGDMARTTADTIGMIATVINALALQEALEKNRVTTRIQSAIEMKQVAEPFILRRALRHLEKGRVVIFAGGTGNPYFTTDTTAALRALEIGAQAILKATLVDGVYDKDPHKYDDAEKFEEVTYLEVLQRGLKVMDSTAVSLCMDNKLPIYVFNIREYGSVKRLLTGEKMGTLVKEG from the coding sequence ATGGAATCTCGTTTTCACACCATACTGTTAAAGCTCAGCGGTGAGGCCTTCTGCGGCACGAAAGGGTTCGGCCTTGACAAGGACACTATCGGGCAGATTGCCAGGGAAGTGCAGGGCGTGGTGGAGCTGGGGGTAAGAATCGCCGTGGTGATAGGCGGGGGAAACTTCTGGCGCGGGAGGGAGGCAGGCGACATGGCCCGCACCACTGCCGATACCATAGGCATGATTGCCACGGTTATCAATGCTCTTGCACTCCAGGAGGCCCTTGAGAAGAACCGGGTCACGACAAGAATCCAGTCAGCCATTGAGATGAAGCAGGTGGCAGAGCCCTTTATCCTGAGGAGGGCACTCAGGCACCTTGAGAAGGGCCGCGTGGTGATATTTGCCGGCGGCACGGGAAACCCCTATTTTACCACCGATACTACGGCAGCACTCAGGGCGCTTGAGATCGGTGCGCAGGCCATCCTTAAAGCGACGCTTGTTGACGGGGTCTATGACAAGGACCCCCATAAATATGATGATGCTGAAAAATTTGAAGAGGTCACCTACCTGGAAGTGCTCCAGAGGGGCCTCAAGGTGATGGATTCGACGGCTGTCTCTCTCTGCATGGACAACAAGCTTCCCATTTATGTCTTTAACATCAGGGAGTACGGCTCCGTGAAGAGGCTGCTCACAGGTGAAAAGATGGGCACATTGGTGAAGGAGGGATAA
- a CDS encoding 1-deoxy-D-xylulose-5-phosphate reductoisomerase, producing the protein MQKKVSIIGSTGSIGRQALEVIGHFSEKFAVAGLAAQKSWQTLRDQLERFHPPEAAIVEREAWSRLVACPGLSALRISSGDEGVARIAGLPENDVVLVAAVGIAGLRPTLAAIEAGHTLALATKEALVAAGSLVMERVRERGVTLIPVDSEHSAIFQCLRAQGREVARILLTSSGGPFRGFTARQLRNVTREMALAHPTWMMGSKITVDSATLMNKGFEVIEAFHLFSVPIEKIEVVIHPQSIIHSLVEFCDGSVLAQLSPPDMRLPIQYALGYPEGMPMRWQKLNLAQIGKLTFEEPDLKNFRCLSLAYDALREGGTLPVALNGANEVAVELFLKGLISFTHIPVIIERTMERHAPVREPGLEDIIEADRQARQEALGVAKKLP; encoded by the coding sequence ATGCAAAAAAAGGTCAGCATCATAGGTTCAACGGGCTCCATTGGCAGGCAGGCCCTCGAGGTAATCGGTCACTTCAGTGAAAAATTCGCCGTGGCCGGCCTTGCCGCGCAGAAAAGCTGGCAGACCCTCAGGGACCAGCTTGAGCGCTTCCACCCTCCCGAGGCAGCCATTGTGGAGAGAGAGGCATGGTCCCGCCTTGTGGCATGCCCGGGGCTTTCGGCGCTAAGGATATCGTCGGGCGACGAGGGAGTGGCAAGAATAGCGGGCCTCCCTGAAAATGACGTAGTCCTTGTGGCTGCCGTGGGCATCGCGGGGCTCCGACCCACCCTTGCCGCCATAGAGGCAGGTCATACCCTTGCCCTTGCCACCAAGGAGGCACTCGTAGCAGCAGGAAGTCTTGTGATGGAAAGGGTCAGGGAAAGAGGAGTGACGCTCATCCCCGTGGACAGCGAGCATTCTGCCATTTTTCAGTGCCTCCGGGCGCAGGGGCGCGAGGTGGCAAGAATACTGCTTACCTCGTCAGGCGGGCCGTTCAGGGGCTTCACCGCGAGGCAGCTCAGGAATGTCACAAGGGAAATGGCCCTTGCCCATCCCACATGGATGATGGGGAGCAAGATCACCGTCGATTCCGCGACGCTCATGAACAAGGGCTTTGAAGTCATTGAGGCCTTTCATCTTTTTTCCGTGCCCATTGAAAAGATTGAGGTGGTGATCCATCCCCAGAGCATCATCCATTCCCTCGTTGAGTTCTGCGACGGCTCGGTGCTTGCGCAGCTCTCGCCGCCTGATATGAGGCTCCCCATTCAGTATGCCCTGGGCTATCCCGAGGGAATGCCCATGAGGTGGCAGAAGCTCAACCTTGCCCAGATCGGGAAGCTCACCTTTGAGGAGCCCGACCTGAAGAACTTCAGGTGCCTCTCGCTTGCCTATGACGCTCTCAGGGAGGGGGGCACGCTCCCGGTGGCGCTCAACGGGGCAAATGAAGTGGCCGTGGAGCTTTTCCTCAAGGGCCTTATCTCTTTCACCCATATCCCGGTCATTATCGAGCGCACCATGGAAAGGCATGCCCCGGTGAGAGAGCCCGGCCTCGAGGATATCATCGAAGCCGACAGGCAGGCCCGGCAGGAGGCCCTCGGCGTGGCCAAAAAACTCCCTTAG
- the rpsB gene encoding 30S ribosomal protein S2, protein MAIISMKQLLEAGVHFGHQTRRWNPKMARYIFTERNGIYIIDLQKTVVKVKEAYNFIQEVIKGGKSILFVGTKKQAQEAVFEDASRCGMFFVNQRWLGGMLTNFKTIKNRINRLKELEREREEGLFEVLPKKEVKRKMDEMKKLEKFLGGIKHMEDPPGALFIIDPRKERIAVAEARKLKIPIVGIVDTNCDPDEIDYPIPGNDDAIRAVKLLCSKIADAVMEAKAEIEALRVQEEEGAEPSAEGEPGEVASSEAQIVTPEEEPVA, encoded by the coding sequence ATGGCAATTATTTCAATGAAGCAACTGCTTGAGGCAGGGGTGCACTTCGGGCACCAGACAAGGCGATGGAATCCCAAGATGGCCCGGTATATCTTTACCGAGCGCAACGGCATCTACATCATCGATCTCCAGAAGACGGTGGTAAAGGTCAAGGAGGCCTACAATTTTATCCAGGAAGTGATCAAGGGAGGGAAGTCCATTCTCTTCGTGGGGACAAAGAAGCAGGCCCAGGAGGCCGTTTTTGAGGATGCCTCGCGGTGCGGCATGTTTTTCGTGAACCAGCGCTGGCTGGGGGGCATGCTTACCAATTTCAAGACCATAAAGAACAGGATCAACAGGCTCAAGGAGCTTGAGAGGGAGAGAGAGGAAGGCCTCTTCGAGGTGCTCCCGAAGAAAGAAGTCAAGCGAAAGATGGACGAGATGAAGAAGCTTGAGAAATTTCTTGGCGGCATCAAGCATATGGAAGATCCCCCCGGCGCTCTCTTCATTATTGACCCGAGGAAAGAGCGGATTGCAGTGGCCGAGGCAAGAAAGCTTAAAATTCCCATCGTGGGAATCGTGGACACGAACTGTGATCCTGATGAGATAGATTATCCCATACCAGGTAATGATGATGCTATCAGGGCGGTAAAGCTGCTGTGCAGCAAGATCGCCGACGCGGTGATGGAAGCAAAGGCCGAGATTGAAGCCTTGAGAGTACAGGAGGAAGAGGGGGCCGAGCCCTCGGCAGAGGGAGAGCCCGGGGAAGTGGCTTCATCGGAAGCCCAGATAGTGACACCAGAGGAAGAGCCGGTGGCATAG
- a CDS encoding isoprenyl transferase has product MAVKTLHGRELSFEALLEKLDRTAMPRHIAIIMDGNRRWAKSRSLPPLMGHRAGAKVFKTIVETFVKLGIGVLTAYAFSCENWKRSEDEVGVLLSLFEYYSRKERNHLQKNGVRFRIIGNIDELPPSLSDEFSKTEELTRGNDRLVLNLAVNYGSRSEIMKAALALSRDLSLGAVRASEVTEELFSRYLLTAGLPDPDLLIRTSGEMRVSNFLLWQIAYSELWFTSSYWPEFTPRELLTAILDYQKRERRFGGSTVQAHPCKTSSSRL; this is encoded by the coding sequence ATGGCAGTGAAAACGCTTCATGGCAGAGAGCTCTCTTTCGAGGCATTACTGGAAAAGCTTGACAGAACCGCCATGCCCCGCCATATTGCCATCATCATGGATGGCAACCGGCGATGGGCGAAATCCCGCAGCCTCCCCCCCCTCATGGGCCACCGCGCAGGGGCGAAGGTCTTCAAGACAATCGTGGAAACATTCGTGAAGCTCGGGATCGGCGTGCTCACGGCCTATGCCTTCTCCTGTGAAAACTGGAAAAGGTCCGAAGACGAGGTAGGGGTCCTTCTCTCCCTTTTTGAATACTACAGCAGGAAAGAAAGGAACCATCTTCAGAAGAACGGAGTAAGGTTCAGGATAATTGGAAACATTGATGAACTCCCGCCGTCCCTCAGCGACGAGTTCAGCAAGACGGAAGAGCTCACGAGGGGCAACGACAGGCTTGTGCTGAATCTTGCCGTGAACTACGGCTCCCGCTCAGAGATCATGAAGGCAGCCCTTGCCCTTTCCAGGGACCTCTCCCTTGGGGCCGTAAGGGCTTCCGAAGTCACAGAGGAGCTCTTCTCACGGTATCTCCTCACGGCGGGCCTTCCCGATCCAGACCTGCTCATCAGAACGAGCGGCGAGATGCGCGTAAGCAATTTTCTGCTCTGGCAGATTGCCTATTCTGAGCTCTGGTTCACCTCAAGCTACTGGCCGGAATTCACCCCCCGTGAGCTCCTTACGGCGATACTGGATTACCAGAAACGGGAGAGGCGGTTCGGCGGTTCGACGGTGCAGGCTCACCCCTGCAAGACTTCTTCATCGAGGCTTTGA
- the tsf gene encoding translation elongation factor Ts gives MTAISTEAVKELREKSGAGVMECRNALVKAGGDMEKAQEILRQKGIEKAEKKKDRVTKEGKIEAYVHMNKIGVLLEINCETDFVARNELFGNLAKEIALQIAAQGPQYISRDRIPPDVIEKQKEVIKKVAQDEGKPANILERVVEGKLEKFFRTVCLLEQAYIRDEDRKISDLIQDVIAKLGENISVNRFVRYVLGE, from the coding sequence ATGACAGCGATATCAACTGAAGCAGTAAAGGAATTACGGGAAAAGAGCGGGGCAGGAGTCATGGAGTGCCGCAACGCCCTGGTGAAGGCAGGGGGCGACATGGAAAAGGCCCAGGAGATACTCAGGCAGAAAGGCATTGAGAAGGCTGAGAAGAAGAAGGACAGAGTCACCAAGGAGGGCAAGATCGAAGCCTATGTCCACATGAACAAGATAGGAGTTTTACTTGAGATAAACTGTGAGACCGATTTCGTGGCACGAAACGAGCTCTTCGGTAACCTGGCCAAGGAGATTGCTCTCCAGATAGCCGCCCAGGGGCCCCAGTACATCTCCCGGGACAGGATCCCTCCGGATGTCATTGAGAAGCAGAAGGAAGTCATCAAGAAAGTGGCTCAGGACGAAGGCAAGCCCGCAAACATCCTGGAAAGAGTGGTGGAAGGAAAGCTGGAAAAGTTCTTCAGGACTGTATGCCTGCTTGAGCAGGCATATATCCGTGACGAGGACAGGAAGATATCCGATCTTATCCAGGATGTGATTGCAAAGCTCGGCGAAAACATCTCGGTAAACCGCTTCGTCAGGTATGTTCTTGGAGAGTAG